The nucleotide window tgtattgagtGATTAATGAATTAGTTctgttataaattaattcaacaatgaatgaattctatttaaataaaagtctttgaatgaagctaaagaattagattttTGGAACACAATCTACACCCTCTTAAAttgcaaaactgattttccgTTTACGATTAAATTAATTATGATCTGAATTCTATAATTATTCTATTTGATTAACAAATTACCTTAAAGTCGATATCTGCTTTAGTATGAACAGGAAATGAAGCAACATCTATGATTTCAAAATACTGAGCCAAGATTACATGAAGCCAATTATCTCACAAATTTCATAGTTCTCAAACTACTCGAGCTTTAAACACTAATTGAATTCTTTACGCCTTTACACTTAACATATCTGATTCCTATTTGCCTTTAGATCTTTGAAAGTACACATGTCGCTTTGTTTTTaggattttaattttattcacgttcacttattaaaaaaaattaataaaactttgttggGTTGATTGTTCTTAAGAGTAGAACAACATAAAACACCACATCCATATTCCACACAAAACTTTTTCcataaatgaaaaagaaaaatgtttacaaacggCGACCACGACGACCACCCTTTCTGCGGGTAGAATCGGAGGGAATGGGGGTGACATCTTCAATGCGGCCAATCTTCATGGAAGAACGGGCCAAAGCACGGAGAGCAGATTGGGCACCGGGTCCAGGAGTCTTGGTCTTGTTACCACCGGTAGCACGCAATTTGATGTGCAAGGCAGTGATGCCCAAAGTTTTGCACTTTTCAGCGACAtcctaaaataacaacaaaagaaaacataCAATCAATTacaatttccatataaaaaattctaGCTTGACAACTTACTTGAGCGGCCAACATAGCGGCGTAGGGAGAAGCTTCATCACGATCAGCCTTTACCTTCATGCCACCGGTGACACGGGCAATGGTTTCACGGCCAGACAAGTCAGTTACATGAACGAAGGTATCGTTGAAACTGGCATAGATGTGAGCGACGCCGAAAACGAATTCACCATCACGTACTTGGGGGCCCAAAGATACTTGGACTTCTTCCTTTTGAGCTTTAGCCTTTCTGGGAGCCATTGTGTTTCAACTGCAAAGAGGAAACAAcaatattaatataaacaatcattccataataaacacattttatagtttcatttatatatatttttaacataagcatttaaatttgtgaattttgtattggttttttttcatttcttagcATTAAACACACATTTTATAACTAATGTTTACATCCTGTTAGAATATTTCCAAGTCGTATTTTTTATAACACAATCACATATTTCATGAAATTCTTTAACATCCTAGAACTTAAgcttaaattagttttaattttcattttcacaCAATGTTTGATAAATTCTTTAGAGTATTTCATTacacttttttaacaaaattcacaaattttatataaaaattaaaaaaatttcaagaccTTTAGTAAAATACAATCCAATTGCGTGAACCGGATATTGAAAAAGAAAGTCTAGCAGTTTTAGGCTGTCAAAATTGTCAAATCTGCTAGAACGATTTATGCCGTATTGTCAAATGTGCATGAAAGGCCGTTGCTACACAAACTGCTGGCATGCTGTAAAGAATGCAGGGTTGTATTTTCTGAGAATGGTTATcgattgtaaaataaaataaattaaaagcaaattttaaatatataataaagcacaaaactaataaaggaatgttctaaataaaaaatattcatcaaaaattatgttttttgtactgaaacaaaatatttgctgttcatttttgttcaaaattaaattcaaataaaacgtTTGCGATATTTTGTCATcaaagttaaaaattattttcaacttttCCATCGGATGAATAAACATTAAtgacaaaataatttgtaaataatttatttgaaaaatatattcagCTATAAGGCCAAAAGGCAATATCGGTATTTACAATCATGTGCatgtgtatttaaaattcatgcaatggtgtatttatgtatattttgttagtgtaaagtaaaaatgcaatgcaTATACAATGATGCAGGACCATTTGCACAAGATTGTGAATTGGGCTAATGTTTTCGATGTATTGTAATATGAAGTCTATTTTTCATTAACGcgaataaatctcttaaatatgTTCGCACCGAAATAACATGACCGGTTCATAATTGAACATAGATTACTTCCGAAACCCTATGTctgataaatttttgtcatgatGCTTCgttaagacaaaattgttagtgcttttgctcagacaactttgtcctGAAAACAAACGTCATTgtcatgacaaatatttgtcaagtatagacaggggtaAACACCATAAATCTATAATAAATCATGTTTCCGAATCACATGTTTTATGTTGACCGGTTTTTTTGATGGTCATAGACCATATAAAATAGCTTTAGCACACTTAAATACCCTCTAGATGTTATTATCAATATATAATTCACTTCATCATATGTGTATATAACCGTTTTTAAAGTTAAAGCAAAAgatcaaaataaaacaatcatttaatataaaaatattatattagattttcaaaaattacttcaaacaattcaaatacatttaattaaaatcaccaaacttttgtttgtttcaatttcttatttttaattagttttgtttttgcaaatttaaaactcaatttaaaaaaatcaaagttgacagcttattttaaaacattattgcTCAGACACAAAGCTTAACATTTATTGCGAAATAAATGTTCAAACACAAACATAATCTGTCTCCaagtaatattttaatgtaagcaatagaatttgatattttcgaacatacaaatttctaaaattatattaCCTAGAGGCATACTACTTATACCGAAATCTAGCTTAAATGAGGTTTCGAATATAATCCAGTTTATTTtactagattttaataaaatttttacatacaaaacAAATTCGAAATGAGACTGTGACCGAAATCTAATtagattttacaaattttcaaaatacaccTATGTGTTAAGTAAAAATGCCTTGTGTATGtaaacaaaaacttattaaattaaaactatttcaattctatattcaaaattttcaaactattttcaacaattttatgcaaacatttttggaaatggTAAACCAAGcgaaatttcaatataattaaagatttattctaattttttattttacataatttgaatttggcttcccatattctaattctCAATAATAATAAGTTAAATGGATGATATTTACAATAGACCTTGACAGtaaagattgttgatgacgcccttggcaggatagaaaatgcattccaatttgccaattgtataaaattaatttacagtGGTATTCTCTGAATTATCATagagaaattataataaattgacTTGAGccaaattaaaaagattttttataatatgaaacgaattattttaaaaggtaaacaactattattaaaaaagggtcttttaaaattctttgaaacggttaaattttaacaaaatcaataccaaaatgtaattaaaatgtaattttgctcaaaactataaatatattgcagcaaGTAACgggttaatttaaatattcgccGCATACCAAAACAATTTGCAATTCCACCCTGTGTCAACAATTGTGGaagaataacaattattttaattttaaaatatcttaacattataaaattaacttttactaaaaatacGTTCATTTTTCACCTCTTAAttgttataaaacaataaatttaaaaaaaaaattatcaaaacattgcaaaaaaacaaaaccctgtcttaaataaatagcaaattatgTCCACcctgttatattttccttttatGTTTCacacaagaaaaaatattttttcgctGATGTGAGTGAATAAATCGACaaagaataatttttataagctcCCCACGACGCGACggaaaatttgcaatttttataggaatttccaaaatttattaattaaaactatATTAACAACCAACAAGACAATAGTGATTATtagaaaattgtgaaatttagcCAAGAAAATGTGAATTATTTGCAAGAATTCAGACATGAAAAAAATCGTCTTTAAGGTCgttgaatttttttaaccaaaaacgaCCATGtacaagaaaaactaaaaaagatcgAATATAATTTGTCCATGTAATAAAGTCTCGACAACAATGatgttatgtttaaaaaatctcgacattttttatgattttatgtaaaattttcattattttggtgtgaaaaagaagaaaaaaagtttttccttaatgcaaaaaaaaacaagtaaaaaaaagtgcaaaaaatatattttttcaaggCGAATCTAAATTGTCAAGCGAATTGAATAgctgaagtaaaaaaaaaaacaaatcaaggcgaattcatattaaaaacagatgagaaaataataacaataacaacgaaACTCAAGAGTAAAACGtaacaaagaaaaatataaataaaaccatAGAAGAAAAAGGAATTCAAGAAAAAACACTTGGTGCGTGTAAGTTTGAATGTGTGCGTGTATATTCTTGCAATAAGGAAAAGCAGCTGttcttttaaaactaaataaagaaaatcaaacaACTGCTGCTAACGCTGCTTTACTACGGCTGGCAGAGACAATTGTAAAAGAAGCTGGTGTTTTAACAGCCATTCCCTCCCTGGTATAAATTCTAATCATTACTAGAGTGTGTAAGAATTATATGTGCGTTTTCTTTTACGCACGCAAAAAGCAAAGAAACAGAAAATCGAAATCCAACAACAgcatttttatttcaatcatCTTCGACTTTAACCGACCGACCGTAAAAACACAAAGTCATTgcactaaaaatattaaaacaacaacaacaacacatgaTAACAAGTTTTTGCCAAACACCGACtaagtaaaagaaaatagtaatcttattgtaaatttttacaaaatttcttttgtttatttttgggatTCTCTAACATCTTCTATTTCGTGTCTGTGcaaaaaaatcacacaaacAAATCATGTTAAAACGTATAAATGTTTGATACCCATTCTGTTTATATTTGCTTcgttcaatttttctttcattgtttgtaaatacatttttttctgaGTTCGGTGTACgcattgtttatttataaaaaaacgagTAAAAACATACATTTGGTTTGTTGCTGCGTTCATTCGCCTTTATGTTGTTGACTTTTTGAATACAAAGAaacttgatttaaatttacatgaCTGTGCTCTTTGCAACTTTAAaagcacaaaaataaaaaagtgacaaaataaaacagagagtgaattaataatttgttttcggAAAATGTATCTGCTGGTTTTTTGAATTTGTGgatctcgttttttttttgccagaaactttgtcttttgttttaataacaacTTCTCCACTGCTGCTGTGTGCGTCGCTGTTAACGCTGCAGTcatcataataattttattttacaccGTCTGTTTTTCATGCATCAGTCTTTAATCGAATACACAATACAAAAACAGCTGTGTGGGGTATTAAAACAACAGCAAACTAGTGTGGAAAGGAGTAGAGaagaaaacgaaaaacaaaaaaaaaaataacaaaagaaaagaaacaaacaaaaattcacaGTAAAAGAAGAAGAATATATACGAATCCCCCATTTAACAAAACAACAGCACTCACTCGCTCATTACTTTACATTTATCCGGTTTAAAACAACCTAAAATACAACAACACAAAAAGGACGGtaatattacaataataataataataacaaaaacaacaagaaaaaagaacaaaatcgtggaaaaaacaacatacaaaaatatcaaGTCGCGTTGTACGGGAgtgttaaaaatttgcaaatttaaacaaatatattacaaaaacaaaaatccctTCAATGTctgcaaataaagaaaaaaataaataatttgtaaatacaTACTACTTTTAACAACAAGAAATACAAGGAAAAATAAACCCTCCTGATCCTCTGTATCAAAATTATCTGATAACAATGGTTAATAATcgtaataataacaacaataataatcagGCTGCTGCTGCTGGTGGTGGTGATCATGTACAGAATCGCCGTAATGCCGCAAATCCACCGGATGGTGGAGCAGCCGTTGATTGGGTTCAAGAGGATTTAGAACGTTTTAGTTTCGATGACTCTGATCGTTTCGAAGAGGATTCTTTATGTAGTTGGAGTTCAGAACCCGAATCATTGTATAATAATTGGCGTGGCTGGAAGAAAGCATCAAATTTTGGCTTAGGAAATAATGCGGCTTCATCAGCTGGAGCATCAGGTGGCGATAATCCCACAGACGCAAGAGGGCATAATAGTTTCGGTAagttttaacgttttttaaaatgaaatttatacaattttgtgtttaaaaatgtcGATAGGTAGGTATAAgagaaaacataaaacaaaaacggaAAATACCGTTAATGACTATGAGTCATCAAATCGAATGTCTAAATTAGGAGACAAATTATGTTTATACTATGTAAATTCAATTaactaaaatcttaaatatctCCTAATATAATTATTCAATTGCTCTAATTGCTTGATATCCTTTAAAAAGTCTTGAATTGCCAATTaagataaatataatttttatatgaaaactctctgcatgtaatttttttttcaaaagtattataaaaaattgtttctaagTAGACGTCCTTTGGCCTAAAGGAATGGTCTTTACTTACAGGGTATATCGAATGGCTTCTTCGTGTAATCATTTTTTCTTAATAGCTGGATTTTGGCGAaggcaaaaaaatttatttattacactattttttttataaaatctaaaatacatacatatcgaactcgttcaacaatactgtattaactcaaaattttaaaatgtcaaaaactgtttgtgattacattttaagataatttgaaaatccgaatatatcatattaagcaaattccatttgaaaatataggtatttacattgtttttctttaaaattactgcaaaataaatctattttttgagttaataccattttttttgaaacttctcgatattttttttgtattattttatcaacaaaacagtatcaactcaaaatacaaccaaatttaaataaaacaatttgattatttttaacttgaataaagtctgaattcaaaataatatattttttatgaaaatatacgacgtacatatttctatttaaatgtttgtattaactcaaaataatacctttttgctGATACAAGGaagtcactaattatcacgaaaatggtctcaaatgtggttttcgagatgaaagagtaatcggaataccttgaaatttttacagtagatatatattgatgttgttagttgatttcttgcaaaaagtgaatttttaaaaattttgagttaatacagtattattgaacgagtgcgatccaggcgaatttatataccaggtggtttgagctgtcaattatcctgtgtttgttgcggcgaatgctacaacaaacgtaaaagtaacaaaaacaacaggcaaactttgacagcttatcctcataaacaaaaacaaattgcaagtggtttttgtaaatgttgtacttgttgtagaatcgacaccacttggtatataaattcgccttgagtgCGATATGtactattgaaaaaattataaacaagtaagagagctgtttTTAGcagtgtcgaatcttatatgtaTATCCTTCACCGaagtaaaaaacatattttctgataaaaaacaatgttttaggggaaaaaaatatttggagaacatttttttatgtCTAAGATCATCTATGTATAACTCTAAACTTGAGATGAGGACGACAATCGTTACTTTCCAAGCAGAGGCGAAACCCGAAGAATTCATAATTGAATTAATGAAGTATATAATCACGTGAGatataaatggaaaaatcaACTATCAGCCAAAGTATTATGCTCTTTACTAGACAGGATCTCAGTTCAACTGAGAGCCGTTTGACTTTCTCCGGGTACAAACTAAATACATTTCAACAATTCATATCTTAGATTTCCACTCTTTCTTAACTGTCTCAGTTTTATACCAATATTTGTCGCTCAATTATATTGTAAAATCTTCAATAGCCTATCAAGCTAAGTGTCAAGATAGTTCAATTAatcttaagaattttggtttgcTTCAGGATATGACCCTgacttaaatttcaataattaaaaatgtagattttcaactatctcagttttacacaaacatttattgATTTAGAAGAGATAAAGCGAGCAATCTTAATACACATATCGGTCTCTCTTAAAAAAGATTATCCTCTCTAAAACTGttcaacatttaaatttccaaGCTTTCagcataaatttcaaaatctttcagGATCTGATCACCATGTACATACTAATGTTAGTAATGGAGACTAAAATCCATGAAGTTCCATTGTATTATTAGAAATTAAGGATATTACTCAGCACATCAGTCAAAtggacaaaattaaatttaaacccaTTTGTACGGCAATCAATATTTAACATCAAATTTTGATGCAGGATCGAATCAATTCCAAACTATTATATAAACATAATTGTCTGGGATTacttgaataaattttgtaccagtattttcaaatattaccaaatattttaaaatttctacagaTTCCTGATGATACCATCAAAACTCATCGTTCATTCAATTCTTGAAGGTTAACGTCCACTGACAACTAATTCATCATGGTGAAAAGTACCTTTGATGGTAATTAttatgtacttttttttacattgttgttgtagcagctcTGCTCTGTCGAAAGTACTTCCGTAGGGAGAAGAGTGAGACTCTTCGTTCCGGAGCGAAGATCCAATTGTCCTGGGAATGACGGGTACGTTGATTGCAGTGCTGTTGTTTTAAGAATGGAATATCCTAttgagttttaaaatattaaactactATGGGAATCTTCACATCAATGTCGATTGCTGCATCGCAAAGCCATTTTTTGACATGCAATATCATACAATCATTTCGAATAGGGTTATGTGACCGTGCGGACTCTACCACCTATTGGTATCTCAAGGTCATACACTGACTGCTTTAAGAGTAATAGGTGCTTGGGTCGATTCTTTTTCGAGGATTGTGGGATACTCTTCAGAATTACCGCCATAAAAAGTACATTCAACTGGCTTAGTTATTATCATATATCTGGGGATATCTGTATATTTACTGATATCTGCGTTAATGGAATAACAGATGTCTTCACGACATTAAGGTTAACCGTAGACTGCCGGGTCAGAGAAACAAGCCGAAGTAAAGTGATCGGCGGCGGCGGGGTATATTTTGGTCGGTGGCGGCGGCTTAAACAAGAAAGTAACGGCGGCGGCTTAAATGTCggctaaaatttgtaaataatgtatttttacgACAATAGTTACTATTAACGTCGGATTACCAATTTTAGCAAAGTTTTCGGAATAAATCAATTTCGTCGAAACAGCTTGCGTTAAAATGTTGCCTGCTCTCTCTTAGTTTAGAAGTTAGaggaatttaaagtcaatatatataatagtaaatttctcatatttttagaaaattatctgatcattatgggtatcattgaataggGCATCAAAATaccttttatatgatttataatatggtactgtttattaatattgtgaaccaaaaattcctttttgaatttatgtatatttttcagtacttcagaaaattttgatatacagaaaaagtgattttagcgaagcTGGTGTTCGATACACGCCAGAGTTTTAAGTCCATTCGCCCGGCAGAAGGACGGCAATACtgaaaatatgaatataaacagaaaaaaattatgaaaatttaaactttaactgGGACCTTGatttgttccaaattttaaaagtgtgatcattctaaaaataatgcttaatgcattttaaaagaaaattattaatttgttttgtaaaactttgaaaaaatattttttctaaaatttgttttttttaattttttgaaaaaaaaattttcgaattgtttttaaattttaaaaactttttttttaaatttaaaaaaaaaaaatttagttttttaaatttaaaaaaaaaatttagttttttaaattttttttatggtgaaaattcgggttaaaaaatattttttccgattttcgcgtcattgcaaatgtctttagatatccatattgtctatattaatgacttagtaatccagatataggtcaaaaataggtcaaaaaatcgagatttttcttgttttttcctcatatctcagccatttgtggaccgattttgctgattttaaataggaaacttctcgaaagcatgtctaatATCGGGGtcctcagaaaattgatttcaacagacagacggacagacaaacggaaatggcttaatcgactccgctatctatgtataaagatccataatatatatactttatagggtcggaaaattatattgtggaaatggaaacggaatgacaaacttatatataaccttctcaagaaggtgaagggtataaaaatacaaatgtgtaaataaaatattgctaCACACATAAATGGTTTCAGCGGCGCAGATGATAATCGGCGGCTTTCTTTTAGCCGGCTCAGCTCAggtaatgaaaaattttctagcGGCGGCTAGCCGCCTATTTTCAGCCGATCGGCTTGGTTCTCTGTGCCGGGTGtctaaatgagatagcgagacattttAGTAAAATGCTTATATGGATCCCTGGATACAGTGAATTGGCCAGAAGGAGTGCGATGTCGAATGAAGAGGCGATTGACTCTTTTTTGGGATTTACTTTGCAAATTGCAAGACGATTGTTCAGCAGAAATTGTATGAAAATGCACAGAATAGATGGATCAATGAATCCAATTGGGTTATTGCTAGGTCGATATGTCCCGTATATGATTCCGGCAAGACAAATCTACATGTATAATTATGTCGTGAACAgataaggctaattgtttcaATTATTACAGGGCACTGCATAATTGGAACAGATGCTTACAGAATGTAGATCCATACTCATAGCATGTGTTTTAATTATGCAATTCCAATTATGGTTTAACGATTCCTGTAAAAACTGTCAAAATGAAGAAAAGGAGGAGACTGTGCTCCACCTATTCTCCATTTTTCGGGCTGTGAACGGAAAGCACCAGCAGTCCAAAGATCATATGTGGGCTGTTCGGCCAAACAATTTCAAGCCCACATGTGGTCTGTGGACTCTGAAAGCGATTTATTTCACGGAGTCCCCAGCACATTAgctatttacatacatatatacattttaaaagatgtagacatttatatttataaagcgGACGTGTGAGGAAATCATCAGTCGCTGCCTCAGACTGTTAACGTTTTAATGCTTGTAAGTTCTACCAGTATTCATATTTCTGCTGCTCTGACTGCTTCATATATGAATCAGCAGCCTCAGTAGAATTatatatgaatttattcaaatcctctttttaaaaaaatgcgcaagtgatttttcaatacttttttcattacaaaatacaatttaaagatttgtctaatttttttcaatattttttattagttatttaGATTGGCTGCCATTTGTCGTGCAATTTGAgtattatttttagaatttcattctttttttaaacataaaaattcttaaccattgtttttgttataggACACCATTAAATCTTAACAAAATatccattaaaatattttatatattcttgAAAACAATCGAAACATAAAACTAAAGTTTTAGATCAATTCACATTTAATTGATTTGGattcaatatataaacagaactgaaataaataaacatttaagcaATGCACAAAAAAACTACTACAACAACCAAATAATAAGCCTATTTACAGTAAAACAAGTAATATcatctacaaaaatatgaaatctgaaaagaaaattttaaggcTGATAATAAAATGAAGTTTGTACAATAATTTGTGCAAATAggtgttaaaaaatatagaacttATATTTCAGTAGTCAATTCTAAAGAAGTAATGAGAAACAGAGActtggatttttttgtttaaaacattattatgCTCACTGTAAAGCTGAATATATTGCTTGGCATTCTTCGACATGTATTTGTAGTATGATTGCATCGTAAATTATGCATTAAATCTCAAATCAATGTCAATTTACGAATTCATCTTTTGGATAcaa belongs to Calliphora vicina chromosome 4, idCalVici1.1, whole genome shotgun sequence and includes:
- the LOC135957353 gene encoding small ribosomal subunit protein uS11A, which codes for MAPRKAKAQKEEVQVSLGPQVRDGEFVFGVAHIYASFNDTFVHVTDLSGRETIARVTGGMKVKADRDEASPYAAMLAAQDVAEKCKTLGITALHIKLRATGGNKTKTPGPGAQSALRALARSSMKIGRIEDVTPIPSDSTRRKGGRRGRRL